In the genome of Marispirochaeta sp., one region contains:
- a CDS encoding tetratricopeptide repeat protein, which produces MKRQYWGVSLFLLLLLLGSCTSVSNNEAAQAYYNLGNAYFDLGQLNESKRAYQRALELDPSLAAATYNLARIYIEDRRFDDAEGILLSLLETDPGNTLLHETLGWLEFRRGRYQEAADRYRGALELAEGNAAAWYNLGRILETTGETGKAVDAYREAVYYEPDVLLYRISLGKAHYLLEDYLKTVDLLYPVYSSGNRDLRLMVLLLKNLVAAEEYPAALEVANAGIDSWEAEAPEERQDATKAEILFYKAFTLLLGFENTAEGLSMLQDSLDSGYSDTDNLLLFYEYPDIPGFEEIQEMLEDKKVAPKEASAPQGE; this is translated from the coding sequence TTGAAGCGACAGTACTGGGGCGTTAGCCTTTTCCTGCTTCTTCTCCTCCTCGGCAGCTGTACCTCTGTCTCCAACAATGAGGCGGCGCAGGCATATTATAATCTCGGAAACGCCTATTTTGATCTTGGTCAGCTTAACGAGTCAAAGAGGGCGTATCAGCGGGCTCTTGAGCTGGACCCGTCCCTGGCTGCCGCGACATATAATCTGGCGCGTATTTATATAGAAGACAGACGCTTCGATGATGCTGAAGGAATCCTTCTTTCGCTGCTGGAAACCGACCCGGGAAATACACTACTCCATGAGACCCTGGGCTGGCTGGAATTCCGCCGTGGACGCTACCAGGAGGCGGCCGACCGATACCGGGGAGCTCTGGAACTGGCTGAAGGGAATGCTGCGGCCTGGTATAATCTGGGCCGTATTCTCGAAACCACAGGAGAAACCGGGAAGGCTGTAGACGCGTACAGGGAGGCTGTCTATTACGAACCGGATGTTCTTTTGTACAGAATCAGTCTTGGGAAAGCCCATTATCTTCTTGAAGATTATTTGAAAACCGTTGATCTTTTATATCCTGTCTATTCATCAGGAAACCGTGATCTCCGGCTGATGGTCCTGCTGTTGAAAAATCTTGTAGCAGCTGAGGAATATCCGGCAGCTCTTGAAGTTGCCAATGCCGGGATAGATTCCTGGGAAGCTGAGGCGCCTGAAGAACGTCAGGATGCAACGAAGGCGGAAATCCTGTTCTATAAAGCCTTCACCCTGCTGCTGGGTTTCGAAAATACCGCCGAGGGTCTTTCCATGCTTCAGGACAGCCTCGATTCAGGATACAGCGATACGGATAACCTGTTGTTATTTTACGAGTATCCGGATATTCCCGGTTTCGAAGAGATACAGGAAATGCTGGAGGATAAAAAAGTGGCGCCGAAGGAAGCTTCAGCGCCGCAGGGAGAATAG
- a CDS encoding uracil phosphoribosyltransferase yields the protein MNKVVLTASDLDGYLTDSDKNRLNEMESYYKQALEISAGLSETLNPEEREAGKESLISIYNTMGNFMQEITSREEKIKVYPFDTPRENHGEASRLIAKLRDIDTQQHEFIYYIQRAYELLFNLAFSGWDSSKRNYFIKKTPVTAPVQNYAVHKIPDVDEHINNSVMCVMLRGALLPSMIMSKEVEEYSSNGYVTPFALFRIQRDDSKKERNMEYLLDLDRSFFDLETLDGKDLIFADPMNATGGSLVTIVKYLLEQGIKPRSILFFNVISALKGSLRIVRAIENAYVYTLWMDPVLNDKAYILPGLGDAGDRLNGPDAHDAPRNIIQLIADYGSSVTSLYRSQVREIEATVLGR from the coding sequence ATGAACAAGGTTGTACTTACCGCCTCCGATCTGGACGGCTATTTGACTGACAGTGATAAAAACCGGCTCAATGAAATGGAGTCTTACTACAAACAGGCCCTGGAAATCAGTGCAGGCCTATCCGAGACTCTTAATCCGGAGGAGCGGGAAGCGGGAAAGGAATCTCTCATATCCATTTACAATACTATGGGTAATTTTATGCAGGAGATTACCAGCAGGGAAGAAAAGATCAAGGTCTATCCCTTTGACACTCCCCGGGAAAACCATGGTGAAGCTTCCCGTCTGATCGCCAAACTGCGGGACATCGATACCCAGCAGCACGAGTTTATCTACTATATTCAGCGTGCCTACGAGCTGCTTTTCAACCTGGCGTTCTCCGGCTGGGATTCAAGCAAAAGAAACTATTTTATTAAAAAGACACCGGTTACGGCTCCGGTACAAAACTATGCTGTACATAAAATCCCGGACGTGGATGAGCACATTAACAATTCGGTTATGTGTGTAATGCTGCGGGGGGCGCTGCTGCCTTCCATGATAATGAGCAAAGAGGTTGAGGAGTACAGTTCCAACGGCTATGTTACCCCCTTTGCACTTTTCAGGATACAGCGGGACGACTCAAAGAAAGAACGGAACATGGAATATCTACTGGATCTGGACCGCTCCTTCTTTGACCTTGAGACCCTTGATGGGAAGGACCTGATCTTTGCGGACCCCATGAATGCTACCGGCGGAAGTCTGGTTACCATAGTCAAGTATCTATTAGAGCAGGGGATTAAACCGCGATCCATACTCTTTTTCAACGTAATATCCGCCCTGAAAGGTTCTCTCCGTATCGTTCGGGCCATAGAAAATGCCTATGTCTATACCCTGTGGATGGATCCGGTTCTGAACGATAAAGCCTACATTCTTCCCGGACTCGGGGATGCCGGTGATCGCCTGAACGGGCCTGATGCTCATGATGCACCACGAAATATAATCCAGCTTATTGCCGATTACGGGTCGAGCGTGACCTCTCTGTATCGGTCGCAGGTACGGGAAATTGAAGCGACAGTACTGGGGCGTTAG
- a CDS encoding adenylate kinase: MNLVFLGPPGAGKGTVAVKISEELGIPHISTGDLFRKAIKDQTELGKKVKSILDSGELVPDDVTVALVQERLNQDDTKKAFILDGFPRTSPQAEALDTITDLDTAVNFSVADEVLIDRLSGRRVCKNCGATYHVKFAAPIKEGICDSCGGKLYTRQDDAPEAIKNRLEVYYRQTQPLIDYYQKKGIKTDIDAAGSPDQVLTATLKALRA; encoded by the coding sequence ATGAACCTAGTGTTTCTCGGCCCGCCTGGGGCCGGAAAAGGAACTGTTGCTGTAAAAATCAGCGAAGAGCTTGGAATACCTCATATCTCTACCGGGGATTTGTTCCGCAAAGCAATCAAAGATCAAACTGAACTGGGAAAGAAAGTAAAGTCCATACTCGATTCCGGAGAACTGGTTCCCGATGATGTAACTGTTGCCCTTGTTCAGGAAAGGTTAAACCAGGATGATACCAAAAAGGCCTTTATTCTTGACGGTTTTCCCAGGACTAGCCCCCAGGCAGAAGCCCTGGACACGATTACAGACCTGGACACAGCAGTAAATTTTTCCGTGGCAGATGAAGTGCTGATCGATCGGCTTTCCGGACGCAGGGTCTGTAAAAACTGCGGTGCAACCTATCACGTCAAGTTCGCAGCTCCTATAAAAGAAGGAATCTGCGACAGCTGCGGCGGCAAGCTGTATACCCGTCAGGACGATGCTCCGGAAGCGATTAAAAACCGCCTCGAGGTCTACTACCGGCAGACTCAGCCGCTTATTGATTATTATCAGAAAAAAGGTATTAAAACAGATATTGATGCGGCCGGCAGTCCTGACCAGGTACTTACGGCAACCCTTAAAGCCCTCCGGGCTTGA